A single window of Gossypium hirsutum isolate 1008001.06 chromosome A10, Gossypium_hirsutum_v2.1, whole genome shotgun sequence DNA harbors:
- the LOC107895778 gene encoding uncharacterized protein translates to MKGFQQKTEASIRELTTSIEKLNSQGKLPSQTEPNPRQNANAVTLRSGKILEPVPSKNLGQEIAQETPRNDEQIRTKPPLPKIQPPLPGRLNQCRKNKEDKEILETFRNVEINLPLLDVIRQIPRYAKFLKELCTNKQKLTGNEKISVTIQLADKSIVHPEGVLEDVLVKVNGLIFPADFFVIKMEEDNTPGSSDILLG, encoded by the exons ATGAAGGGTTTTCAGCAGAAAACTGAAGCATCCATAAGGGAGTTGACTAcatcaattgagaaattaaactctCAAGGGAAACTGCCatcacaaacagaaccaaacccgAGGCAGAATGCGAATGCAGTAACGTTACGAAGCGGAAAGATCCTGGAACCAGTTCCTAGCAAGAATCTTGGTCAAGAAATCGCCCAGGAAACTCCAAGAAACGACGAACAGATCCGAACGAAACCCCCACTGCCGAAAATCCAACCTCCATTACCAGGACGATTAAATCAGTGTCGAAAAAATAAGGAAGACAaggagatcctcgaaacattcaggaatgttgAGATCAACTTACCACTGTTAGATGTCATTAGACAGATTCCACGGTATGCCAAGTTCCTCAAAGAACTTTGCACCAACAAACAAAAactaacaggtaatgaaaag ATAAGTGTTACCATTCAGTTGGCAGACAAGTCTATTGTGCATCCCGAAGGTGTCCTCGAAGACGTATTAGTCAAAGTCAATGGGCTTATCTTCCCTGCAGATTTTTTTGTGATAAAAATGGAGGAGGATAACACTCCTGGGTCTTCAGACATCTTGTTGGGGTGA